CGATGCGCAGCCCGCGCGCCCACGCCGAGGCGATCCCGATGACAAACGCCAGCATGAGCAGTGCCGAGATGACACCCGCCGCCCGGGTGAGCAGCCCGACGACCAGCAACACCCCTACGACGATCTCCAGGATCGGCAGGCCGTAGCCGACCACCGTGGCGAGCGATTCAGGGAGCAGTTCGTATGCCTCGACCGCCTGAACCGAGAGCACCGGGGTGCCGATCTTGCCCCAACCCGCGACGATCAGCACGCCCGCCAGCACCAGCCGCGAGACGGTCGTTACCCAGGGTAGCGTCGAAATCACGATACGCGACCTATTGGGCGCGGGGTTATCAGAGGTCACGAGCACCATTCTCCTATTCCAGGCCCCGGGCACGGACGTCTCCGGCGAACGCAAGGTATCCGAAGGAAACCTCATCACGGGCTGGATAAGCGTCGAATAAGCCTGCCTGACAGGTAGAAAGCCGGGTGCGGCCCCCGTCACGGGGACCGCACCCGGCGAAATCCTCAGCCTCGGACGCCTGCCGCCAGCTCGGCGCCCAGCTCGCGGACGGACGCCAGGCCGGAGGCCTCGTCCGGGGCGTCCAGGACGCGGCGGATGAACGCCGAACCCACGATGACGCCGTCGGCGTACCCCGCGACCTCGGCGGCCTGCCGTCCGGTGCCGACGCCCAGGCCGACGCAGACCGGCAGGGAGGTGTGGAGGCGGGTGCGCTCGACCAGGCCGTGCGCGGCCGCGCCGACCGAGTCGCGGGCGCCGGTGACGCCCATCAGCGACGCCGCGTAGACGAAGCCGGTGCAGCTGTCGACGACGGCCTTGATTCGGGCCTCGGTGGAGCTGGGCGCGACCAGGAAGACCGTGTCGATCCCGGCCTCGGCGCTGGCCTCGCGCCAGGGACCGGCCTCCTCGGGGGTCAGGTCCGGCGTGATGGTGCCCACCCCGCCCGCGTTCGCCAGGTCCCGGGCGAAGCGCTCGGCGCCGTAGCGGTCGATCGGGTTCCAGTACGTCATGACCAGGGTGGCGGCACCGGTGGCGGCCACGCCCTCGACCGTGCGAAGCACGTCGGCGATGCGGGTGCCGTTGGTCAGCGCCCGGTGGACGGCGTCCTGGATCGTCGGGCCGTCCATGAGGGGATCCGAGTAGGGCAGGCCGATCTCGATCACGTCGCAACCCGCCTCCACCATGGCGGTGGCGACGGCGATCGCACCGTCCTTGCTGGGGAACCCAGCCGGCAGGTATCCGATGAGGGCGGCGCGGTCGTCCGCCTTAGCCTTGGCGAACACCGTCTGAAGAGTCGTCATCGTTACTTCCGTTGCGGTTCGTCCCCTTCGGCCTGCCGGAGGGGAGGCAAGTCGGCCGTCAGGTTTCAGAGGTTGAAGTACTTCATCGCGGTGCCCATGTCCTTGTCGCCCCGGCCGGAGAGGTTGACCAGGATCGTCGCCTCGGGGCCCATCTCGCGACCGAGCTTGAGTGCCCCGGCGAGCGCGTGCGAGGACTCGATCGCGGGGATGATGCCCTCGGTGCGGGCGAGCAGCGAGAAGGCGTCCATCGCCTCGGCGTCGGTGATGCCGTGGTAGGTGGCACGGCCGCTGTCCTTGAGCCAGGCGTGCTCGGGGCCGACGCCGGGATAGTCGAGCCCGGCCGAGATCGAGTGCGACTCGATCGTCTGGCCCTCGTCGTCCTGCAGCACGTAGGTGCGCGAGCCGTGCAGCACGCCGACGGAGCCTGCGGTGAGGGTGAGGGCGTGCTCGCCGCTCTCCAGGCCCCGGCCGCCCGCCTCGTAGCCGTGCAGCTGAACGTCCCGGTCGTCGAGGAAGGCGTGGAAGATGCCGATGGCGTTCGATCCCCCGCCGACGGCGGCGGCGACCGCGTCGGGCAGTTTGCCGGTGAGCTCCAGCATCTGGCGGCGGGCCTCGACGCCGATGATGCGCGCGAAGTCGCGGACGATCTCCGGGAACGGGTGCGGGCCGGCGATGGTGCCGAAGAGGTAGTGGGTGCTGTCGACGTTGGCGACCCAGT
This region of Streptosporangium sp. NBC_01495 genomic DNA includes:
- a CDS encoding MauE/DoxX family redox-associated membrane protein — encoded protein: MISTLPWVTTVSRLVLAGVLIVAGWGKIGTPVLSVQAVEAYELLPESLATVVGYGLPILEIVVGVLLVVGLLTRAAGVISALLMLAFVIGIASAWARGLRIDCGCFGGGGQLAAGVEPDYLIDILRDFGLFGLGVLVAWFPPGRFALDSALGLTPGREPYDDLEGDDEEEHQEKETD
- the trpA gene encoding tryptophan synthase subunit alpha, which gives rise to MTTLQTVFAKAKADDRAALIGYLPAGFPSKDGAIAVATAMVEAGCDVIEIGLPYSDPLMDGPTIQDAVHRALTNGTRIADVLRTVEGVAATGAATLVMTYWNPIDRYGAERFARDLANAGGVGTITPDLTPEEAGPWREASAEAGIDTVFLVAPSSTEARIKAVVDSCTGFVYAASLMGVTGARDSVGAAAHGLVERTRLHTSLPVCVGLGVGTGRQAAEVAGYADGVIVGSAFIRRVLDAPDEASGLASVRELGAELAAGVRG
- the trpB gene encoding tryptophan synthase subunit beta is translated as MTTADLAGNAAHGDDPDVHGKFGVFGGRYVPEALIPALDEVAAEYDKAKNDVAFLREFDHLLRTYAGRPTTLTDIPRFAEQAGGARIILKREDLTHTGAHKINNVLGQALLTKRLGKTRVIAETGAGQHGVATATAAALMGLECVIYMGAVDCERQALNVARMKLLGATVVPVTNGSQTLKDAINEAFRDWVANVDSTHYLFGTIAGPHPFPEIVRDFARIIGVEARRQMLELTGKLPDAVAAAVGGGSNAIGIFHAFLDDRDVQLHGYEAGGRGLESGEHALTLTAGSVGVLHGSRTYVLQDDEGQTIESHSISAGLDYPGVGPEHAWLKDSGRATYHGITDAEAMDAFSLLARTEGIIPAIESSHALAGALKLGREMGPEATILVNLSGRGDKDMGTAMKYFNL